Proteins from a single region of Terriglobales bacterium:
- a CDS encoding polymer-forming cytoskeletal protein yields the protein MDNFRPGESRTDIAHIGKSVVIKGELSGSEDLYLDGEVEGSIELRDHSLTIGPNGHVRANINAKEVIVQGKVEGNITGTDRVELRKSAVQVGDIATQRIVIEDGAYFKGGIDIRKDKDKDKDQTPRRETSPAQTQTSTPVTQVTTPASSPLPAAPASSTRG from the coding sequence GTGGACAATTTCCGGCCGGGCGAATCGCGCACCGACATTGCCCATATCGGGAAATCCGTCGTTATTAAAGGTGAACTCTCCGGCAGCGAGGACCTGTACCTCGACGGAGAGGTCGAAGGCAGCATCGAGTTGCGCGATCACAGCCTCACCATCGGTCCCAACGGACACGTGCGCGCAAACATCAACGCCAAAGAAGTCATCGTGCAGGGCAAAGTCGAGGGCAACATCACCGGTACCGATCGCGTGGAGCTGCGCAAGTCCGCCGTGCAGGTTGGGGACATCGCCACGCAGCGCATCGTCATTGAAGACGGCGCATATTTCAAAGGCGGCATCGACATTCGCAAGGACAAAGACAAGGACAAAGATCAAACTCCGCGCCGCGAAACCTCTCCGGCGCAAACACAAACTTCTACTCCGGTCACGCAGGTTACGACTCCAGCGTCGTCCCCGTTGCCTGCTGCGCCCGCTTCCTCAACCAGAGGCTAG
- a CDS encoding class I SAM-dependent methyltransferase — translation MANSFFRFFRRGAAAQHEQSAQSVDAGTRRSSGLGELTRLLKGAEGLAILDLGPTSPANITHFTELGHRVYNEDVLLLSQNPEYRSSSEPGGIDVDRFFKENLVFRNVKFDAVLCWDIPDYLAEPLVKPMIERIASVLNPKGYLLAFFHTKDAGPDAPYYRYHIQGADTLRLQHGPQFRLQRIFNNRHIENLFHDYASLKFFLARDNVREVLVVR, via the coding sequence GTGGCTAACTCCTTCTTTCGGTTTTTTCGCCGCGGCGCAGCGGCCCAGCACGAACAATCAGCGCAATCCGTCGATGCCGGTACTCGGCGCTCCAGTGGATTAGGAGAGCTCACGCGCCTGCTCAAAGGCGCAGAAGGTCTCGCCATTCTGGACCTCGGACCAACTTCGCCCGCCAACATCACGCATTTCACTGAACTCGGGCATCGCGTCTACAACGAAGACGTTCTCCTCCTTTCGCAAAATCCTGAATATCGCAGCAGCTCGGAACCAGGCGGAATCGATGTCGATCGCTTCTTCAAAGAAAACCTCGTCTTCCGCAACGTCAAGTTCGACGCCGTCCTCTGCTGGGACATTCCCGATTACCTCGCCGAACCTCTGGTGAAACCCATGATCGAGCGCATTGCCTCGGTGCTGAATCCCAAGGGATACCTCCTCGCCTTCTTTCATACGAAAGACGCCGGACCAGACGCGCCGTACTATCGCTATCACATTCAGGGCGCCGACACGCTGCGCCTGCAGCACGGTCCGCAATTCCGGCTGCAACGCATCTTCAATAATCGCCACATCGAGAATCTCTTCCACGATTACGCATCGCTGAAGTTCTTTCTGGCCCGCGACAACGTTAGGGAAGTGCTCGTGGTCAGATAG
- a CDS encoding DegT/DnrJ/EryC1/StrS aminotransferase family protein, producing the protein MTPALAPIRLAGEKDSQSKSHWFPTWPTFSDDEIAAAAEVLSSGRVNYWTGEHGRRFEQEFAAACGCKHAIAVANGTVALELALRSLGVGAGDDVIVPSRTFVASASCVAMCGARPIFADIDRDSQNITAATLEAALTPATRAIIAVHLAGWPCEMNSIMGLARSKNLLVVEDCAQAQGATYCGKPVGSFGQAAAFSFCQDKIMTTAGEGGMLVTNDSALHERAWAFKDHGKDYSRSRANNGVQVIRRMHDNIGTNWRMTEVQAAIGRRQLLKVPGWLELRRRNAAILAARLSQLPALRIPVPSNNVSHAFYRFCAFLRPEMLKPDWNRDRILQTILSRGVPCSSGGSGELYLEQAFASSRPPERLKVSRELAETSLAFLVHPSLGKHDMDAMSEIIADVVRAAALI; encoded by the coding sequence ATGACTCCGGCCCTTGCGCCTATCCGGCTTGCAGGCGAGAAAGATTCCCAATCGAAGTCCCACTGGTTTCCCACCTGGCCCACTTTTTCGGACGACGAAATCGCCGCCGCTGCTGAAGTCCTAAGTTCTGGGCGCGTGAACTACTGGACCGGCGAACACGGCCGCAGATTCGAACAGGAATTTGCTGCAGCGTGCGGCTGTAAACATGCCATTGCCGTCGCGAACGGAACTGTAGCTCTCGAACTTGCATTGCGATCCCTCGGCGTTGGTGCTGGTGACGACGTCATCGTTCCGAGCCGAACGTTTGTCGCGTCGGCAAGCTGCGTTGCAATGTGCGGAGCCCGTCCGATATTCGCCGACATCGATCGCGACAGTCAGAACATCACTGCGGCAACTCTCGAAGCCGCGCTCACTCCCGCGACCCGCGCGATCATCGCCGTCCATCTCGCCGGATGGCCGTGCGAGATGAATTCCATTATGGGACTCGCGCGCAGCAAAAACCTGCTCGTCGTCGAAGACTGCGCGCAGGCGCAAGGGGCAACATATTGCGGCAAGCCGGTGGGTTCCTTCGGCCAGGCTGCCGCCTTTTCTTTTTGCCAGGACAAAATCATGACCACCGCCGGCGAAGGCGGAATGCTGGTCACGAACGATTCCGCTCTCCACGAACGCGCGTGGGCATTCAAAGATCACGGCAAGGATTACTCGCGCTCTCGCGCCAACAACGGTGTTCAAGTGATTCGTCGGATGCATGACAATATCGGCACCAATTGGAGAATGACCGAAGTGCAGGCCGCGATCGGACGCCGCCAACTCCTCAAAGTTCCCGGCTGGCTCGAGCTGCGACGACGCAACGCCGCGATTCTCGCAGCGCGTCTGTCGCAACTGCCGGCGCTTCGGATCCCTGTCCCGTCGAATAACGTTAGCCATGCCTTCTACCGTTTCTGCGCATTTCTCCGGCCGGAAATGCTGAAACCAGATTGGAACCGCGACCGCATTCTCCAGACGATCTTGTCGCGAGGAGTTCCGTGCTCGAGCGGCGGCAGCGGCGAACTTTATCTGGAACAAGCGTTTGCCTCCTCGCGGCCGCCGGAACGGCTCAAAGTTTCACGCGAGCTTGCGGAAACAAGCCTGGCTTTCCTCGTGCATCCCAGTTTGGGAAAGCACGATATGGATGCGATGTCCGAGATCATCGCCGACGTTGTGCGCGCGGCTGCTCTCATTTAG